Below is a genomic region from Sulfolobales archaeon.
GAAGGGAGATTACCACTCTCAAACCTCTCAAGCTTCGTGGGATAGTCTATGGGAGGGGATACAGCCCTCCCAATTAGATACGCTATGAATGGGAGCGCGAGAAAGATAATCCCAGTAACAGCTATAGTGATCACACCAGCTACATCCATTTAAACCTACCATCTAAAGTATAGACCGCTACCAAGCATATAAGCTTGAAAGCTAGCTACTAAAGATCGATCGTGACTTCCGTAGCATCTATATATTATATTCTCTTTATATCATTCTTATCAATTAAATTTAATTTCTAGCATGCGTCATTTGCCAATACTAATTCACATATTAGCCCCCACACTTCGAAAAAAGCCTTAATTACCAAAGCAGATCTACCATATACTAACATCCATATCCACCTAATGGTAAACCCTATATAAACCTATATATCTATATTACTATTGGGTGGGAAAATAAGCTATGTAACTGTTTCAGCCAAAATACCGAGAAAATTGAAGGAGCTTATGGATAGATACGGGATAAAGCCAGCACCTATAATAAGAAGGGCTTTAGAGGAGGAGGTGAAGAAGCATATTCTAATCGAGCTGGAGGCTAAGTTGAAGGAGATACTAGGCGAAATAGCTAGCATCCCGGATGAAGAAGTGGTTAGATTAATACGTGAAGATAGGGAGAGGAGATAAGGTTGTATCTATTGGACTCAAGCGCGATCATAAATTTAGTAAAGCGGGGCGAGCTAAAGGTTTTTGCAAGATCACATACCCTAGATCTCGCGCTATATGAGTCTCTCAATGCTATATGGAAAGAGGTATATCTAGTTAAAAATATTAAAAGGGAGACCGGTCTGAAGCTCATAGAGATTATTTCAAAGATCTTCAGCGTAGTAGAGATACATACTGTAAGGGGGTCTGAGAAAGAGATCTTTGAATTATCGCTGAATGAAGGCTTAACTATCTATGATGCATCCTATATCTATATAGCAATGAAGGAGAAGCTGATGCTGGTAACAGATGATAAGAGGTTGAGAGAGATAGCATCAAAGTATGTGAAAGCACTATCATCAGTTGAAATGATTGAATGAATAATTAAAGCATCCTAACGATCTCTGATCTCCTTAACAAACTAGCTATATCGAACTTCTCTGTGAAGAACATCATTCCCTAAGATCTACATGCTTATCATTTCATTCAAGCCGAGACTCTTTCATATTGATCGATATTTACAACTAACTCTAGCCCTTTAACAACTAGCTATATTTAATGGTTTTCCACACCCTATTATATGGTGACAGAGAGATTGGGTATTAAGGTTAAGAGGATCTATGAGCCTCCAGAGCCCAGCGATGGCTCGAGGATACTTGTTGAGAGGCTATGGCCTAGAGGTGTTAAGAGGGATGAGGCTTCGATTGATCTCTGGATGAGGGAGATAGCCCCAAGTCATGAGCTGAGAAAGTGGTTCTCACATGATCCTCAGAAGTGGAAGGAGTTTAAGAGGAGATATTGGGAGGAGATAAAGGATAAGAAGGAGTTTGAAGAGCTTGTAAGGCTAGCGAGGGAGGGGGATATAACGCTGCTCTT
It encodes:
- a CDS encoding type II toxin-antitoxin system VapC family toxin, producing the protein MYLLDSSAIINLVKRGELKVFARSHTLDLALYESLNAIWKEVYLVKNIKRETGLKLIEIISKIFSVVEIHTVRGSEKEIFELSLNEGLTIYDASYIYIAMKEKLMLVTDDKRLREIASKYVKALSSVEMIE
- a CDS encoding DUF488 domain-containing protein, with protein sequence MVTERLGIKVKRIYEPPEPSDGSRILVERLWPRGVKRDEASIDLWMREIAPSHELRKWFSHDPQKWKEFKRRYWEEIKDKKEFEELVRLAREGDITLLFSTRSVKYNNAVALKEFIEEMLGSR